In Fodinicurvata sediminis DSM 21159, one genomic interval encodes:
- a CDS encoding GntR family transcriptional regulator, whose translation MTLEDLKIEREPLSLRGKLVEQLRLAILEGRFAPGERLAESRLCEAFGVSRGLLREAMQQLAAEELVVNIPHRGPVVASIDRRQAEEIYRVRGVLEGLAAEDFVRNATAEQRQQLYDITAELHALADESRASERVEVKNRFYQTLIEGADNRVVGQFLVQLNNRVSQLRRLSLSVPGRYPETLQEINRIIDAIRAGDAAAARAAAEDHVRRATDVILAQFPASTSGKGPDQQKEE comes from the coding sequence ATGACACTTGAGGACCTGAAGATAGAACGCGAGCCGTTGTCGCTGCGCGGCAAGCTGGTGGAGCAGTTGCGCCTGGCGATCCTGGAAGGCCGCTTCGCCCCCGGCGAGCGCTTGGCCGAAAGCCGGCTGTGCGAGGCCTTCGGGGTCAGCCGCGGCCTGCTGCGTGAGGCCATGCAGCAGCTGGCCGCCGAGGAACTGGTGGTCAACATCCCGCACCGCGGGCCCGTGGTGGCCAGCATCGACCGGCGCCAGGCCGAGGAGATCTATCGCGTACGTGGCGTGCTGGAAGGGCTGGCCGCCGAGGACTTCGTCCGCAACGCCACAGCGGAGCAGCGCCAGCAGCTTTACGACATCACCGCCGAACTGCACGCGCTGGCCGACGAGAGCCGCGCTAGCGAGCGGGTTGAGGTCAAGAACCGCTTCTACCAAACCCTGATCGAGGGCGCCGACAACCGTGTTGTGGGCCAGTTCCTGGTCCAGCTGAACAACCGGGTCAGCCAGCTGCGCCGCCTGTCGCTCTCGGTGCCCGGGCGCTATCCCGAAACGCTGCAGGAGATCAACCGCATCATCGACGCCATCCGGGCCGGCGATGCTGCGGCCGCACGCGCGGCCGCCGAAGATCACGTGCGCCGTGCCACAGACGTCATCCTGGCGCAGTTCCCTGCGTCAACTTCCGGCAAAGGGCCGGATCAACAGAAAGAGGAGTAG
- a CDS encoding ABC transporter substrate-binding protein translates to MAESKKDTLKGGLRVTRRTALAGGAAALSMPFVSRLGRAADPVKVGVAVPLSGANAQFGINSRNGIELVANEINANGGIEALGGAPIELVVADTTSSASTAATVAQRMVTSDNVVAILGAFASSLTLGISEVTERRGVPLLTMSFSDEITGRGYKNVFQVVSKASTIGQAQFGYTLDIAELAGENLERVAIMYEDTAYGTSQAGGLRSEAEARGIELVMDEAYPLGIADVTQLINKLDASEAQLVFPVSYLNDSLLIVRTMRQRGLTIPAVGGAAGYVIPDFREGLGELAEGVMSISPANYDQEPEFTDRFRDEYGYFMVHEALEHATLMGCLKQALERAGEASPDALREQLTEGEFDQGWATAMNGMPVKFDETGLNVNAQPVMVQWRDGELVTIYPEELAKAEPLWGGQG, encoded by the coding sequence ATGGCGGAGTCCAAGAAAGATACCTTGAAAGGCGGCCTGCGTGTGACAAGGCGTACCGCGCTTGCAGGCGGGGCGGCAGCCCTGTCAATGCCCTTCGTTTCGCGCCTGGGGCGCGCGGCCGATCCGGTGAAGGTTGGTGTGGCGGTGCCGCTCAGCGGCGCCAACGCCCAATTCGGCATCAATTCGCGCAACGGCATCGAGCTGGTGGCCAACGAGATCAACGCCAACGGCGGCATCGAGGCCCTGGGCGGTGCGCCCATCGAACTGGTGGTCGCCGACACCACCTCCAGCGCCTCGACGGCGGCCACGGTGGCCCAGCGCATGGTCACAAGCGACAACGTGGTGGCCATCCTCGGTGCCTTCGCATCGTCGCTGACGCTGGGCATTTCCGAGGTGACCGAGCGGCGCGGCGTGCCGCTGCTCACCATGTCCTTCTCGGACGAGATCACGGGACGCGGTTACAAGAACGTTTTCCAGGTCGTCTCCAAGGCCTCGACCATAGGCCAGGCGCAGTTCGGCTATACCCTCGACATTGCCGAGCTGGCCGGCGAGAATCTGGAGCGCGTGGCCATCATGTACGAGGACACGGCCTATGGCACTTCGCAGGCCGGTGGGCTGCGCTCGGAGGCTGAAGCACGTGGCATCGAGCTGGTGATGGACGAGGCCTATCCGCTGGGCATTGCCGATGTGACACAGCTGATCAACAAGCTGGACGCCTCGGAGGCGCAGCTGGTCTTCCCGGTGTCCTACCTGAACGACAGCCTTCTGATCGTGCGCACCATGCGCCAGCGCGGCCTGACCATTCCCGCCGTCGGCGGGGCGGCCGGCTATGTGATTCCCGACTTCCGCGAGGGGCTGGGCGAACTGGCCGAGGGCGTCATGTCGATTTCGCCGGCCAACTATGACCAGGAGCCTGAGTTCACCGATCGTTTCCGTGACGAGTACGGCTACTTCATGGTGCACGAGGCGTTGGAGCACGCGACCCTGATGGGCTGCCTGAAGCAGGCGCTGGAGCGTGCCGGCGAGGCCAGTCCCGATGCCCTGCGCGAGCAGTTGACCGAAGGCGAGTTCGACCAGGGCTGGGCCACGGCCATGAACGGCATGCCGGTGAAGTTCGACGAAACCGGCCTGAACGTCAACGCGCAGCCCGTCATGGTGCAGTGGCGCGATGGTGAGCTGGTCACGATCTACCCCGAAGAGCTGGCCAAGGCCGAGCCCCTCTGGGGTGGCCAGGGGTAA
- a CDS encoding branched-chain amino acid ABC transporter permease produces the protein MSVIQALIDGLLIGGVYAVLSVGLSLVFGIMGIVNFAHGAFLMVGMYVAYFLWRYLGLDPLIGAFGAFALVFAGGMVLQRALIKPVLKAPEVAQIFLTVGLLITLENGALLLFGADYRSVSTSYQVMGLNLGGLIISMPYLLAFLLSVASAMGLWLFMRRTRLGRAMRATAQDPMAARIVGINPDRMHQIAFGLGVGLTAFGGAVILPYLTASPTIGTNFVVLMFTAVVLGGLGSVAGALVGGLSVGVIQSISGLLLPIQQQNLVLFLIFILVLALRPSGLLRSATS, from the coding sequence ATGTCCGTCATACAGGCCCTGATCGACGGTCTCCTGATCGGCGGTGTCTATGCCGTTCTGTCTGTCGGTCTCAGTCTTGTCTTCGGCATCATGGGCATCGTGAACTTTGCCCATGGCGCCTTTCTGATGGTCGGCATGTATGTCGCCTATTTCCTTTGGCGCTATCTGGGTCTCGATCCGCTGATCGGGGCCTTCGGGGCCTTCGCCCTGGTCTTCGCGGGCGGGATGGTCCTGCAGCGCGCACTGATCAAGCCGGTGCTCAAGGCACCCGAGGTGGCGCAGATATTCCTGACGGTGGGCCTGCTGATCACGCTGGAGAACGGCGCCCTGTTGCTGTTCGGGGCGGACTACCGCTCGGTCTCGACGTCTTACCAGGTGATGGGTTTGAACCTGGGCGGCCTGATCATCAGCATGCCCTATCTGCTGGCCTTCCTGCTGTCGGTGGCCTCGGCCATGGGGCTTTGGCTTTTCATGCGCCGCACGCGCCTGGGCCGGGCCATGCGTGCCACGGCGCAGGACCCCATGGCGGCGCGCATCGTCGGTATCAACCCTGATCGCATGCACCAGATCGCCTTCGGCCTGGGTGTCGGCCTGACGGCTTTCGGCGGCGCGGTGATCCTGCCTTATCTGACGGCCTCGCCCACAATCGGCACGAACTTCGTGGTGCTGATGTTCACGGCCGTGGTGCTGGGCGGCCTGGGCAGCGTTGCCGGCGCCCTGGTGGGTGGGCTGTCGGTCGGCGTGATCCAGTCGATCTCGGGCCTCCTGTTGCCGATACAGCAGCAGAACCTGGTGCTCTTCCTGATCTTCATCCTGGTGCTGGCGCTGCGGCCCAGCGGGTTGCTGCGGAGTGCCACCTCATGA
- a CDS encoding branched-chain amino acid ABC transporter permease, which produces MKSLSAPNVVALVLLALVAVLAPWLLGGNETWLRVITLCCMFAAMGQAWNILGGLASQISLGHAAFFGVGAYSSTLLLMHFQISPWLGMFVGMALAVVLALVLSIPTFRLRGHYFALATLAAGEVMRLIAISWSDLTGGPVGISVPYLPEGSFAMFQFASQVTYYFVGLGLAVLVSLVFWYMKTSAIGYRLRAVKENQEAAEVVGVNTYRTKLIASMVSAALTALCGTFYAQFNYFFDPDAVFSIASVSIQIALITILGGIGTLIGPILGALFIVPLEETINAQLGGEAAGLSAFVYGVILIAIILFRPHGLASLWDEVVALFTRGSNKGGR; this is translated from the coding sequence ATGAAGTCGTTGTCCGCACCCAATGTCGTCGCCCTCGTCCTGCTGGCGCTGGTGGCCGTGCTGGCCCCCTGGCTGCTGGGCGGAAACGAAACCTGGCTGCGCGTCATCACGCTGTGCTGCATGTTCGCTGCCATGGGGCAGGCCTGGAACATCCTGGGCGGACTTGCCAGCCAGATCTCTCTGGGTCATGCCGCCTTTTTCGGGGTTGGCGCCTACAGCTCGACCCTGTTGCTGATGCACTTCCAGATCAGTCCCTGGTTGGGCATGTTCGTGGGCATGGCGCTGGCTGTCGTGCTGGCGCTGGTGCTCAGCATTCCCACCTTTCGCCTGCGCGGTCACTACTTTGCGTTGGCCACCCTGGCGGCCGGTGAGGTCATGCGCCTGATCGCCATCAGCTGGTCGGACCTGACCGGCGGGCCGGTGGGCATTTCCGTGCCCTATCTGCCCGAGGGCTCCTTTGCCATGTTCCAATTCGCCTCACAGGTCACCTATTATTTTGTGGGCCTGGGGCTGGCGGTGCTGGTCAGCCTGGTCTTCTGGTACATGAAGACCAGTGCCATTGGCTATCGGCTGCGTGCCGTGAAGGAGAATCAGGAGGCTGCCGAGGTGGTGGGTGTGAATACCTATCGCACCAAGCTGATCGCATCGATGGTTTCAGCCGCGTTGACGGCGCTTTGCGGCACCTTCTATGCCCAGTTCAACTACTTCTTCGATCCCGACGCCGTCTTCTCCATTGCCTCGGTGTCGATCCAGATTGCGCTGATCACCATTCTGGGCGGCATCGGAACGCTGATCGGGCCGATCCTGGGGGCGCTGTTCATCGTGCCGCTGGAGGAGACAATCAACGCGCAGCTGGGCGGCGAGGCCGCGGGCCTGTCGGCCTTTGTCTATGGCGTGATCCTGATTGCGATCATCCTGTTCCGGCCGCATGGTCTGGCCTCGTTGTGGGACGAGGTGGTCGCTCTCTTCACGCGCGGCAGCAACAAAGGGGGACGCTAA
- a CDS encoding ABC transporter ATP-binding protein yields the protein MAGSQISTATPLMEVNGLTKQFGGLTAVSDVSFTLGHQEILGLIGPNGAGKTTLYNLLVGLTRPTAGRVQLDGKDITGQKPHRIAAAGLTKTFQNIALFAESSVLDNVVTGALLRHGLQDARDKAAAVLDRVGLAEAKDKPAGSLSFPERARVELARGLATEPRVLLLDEVMAALTPTEMDEMVGLIRDLKKDGLSIVVVEHHMQAVMRLCERILVLNFGALIADGTPQQIARDPVVIEAYLGSSAAHHQEESGEGAHA from the coding sequence ATGGCTGGGTCCCAGATATCAACGGCCACCCCCCTTATGGAGGTGAATGGCCTGACCAAGCAGTTCGGCGGCCTGACAGCGGTCAGTGATGTGAGTTTCACCCTGGGGCATCAGGAAATCCTGGGCCTGATCGGACCCAACGGAGCCGGCAAGACCACGCTCTATAACCTGCTGGTCGGGCTGACCAGGCCGACAGCGGGCCGTGTGCAACTGGACGGGAAGGATATCACCGGACAGAAGCCGCACCGCATCGCGGCGGCCGGGCTGACCAAGACCTTCCAGAACATCGCGCTTTTCGCCGAAAGCAGCGTTCTGGACAACGTGGTGACCGGTGCCCTGTTGCGCCATGGCCTGCAGGATGCACGGGACAAGGCAGCCGCCGTTCTGGATCGCGTCGGCCTGGCCGAGGCCAAGGACAAGCCAGCCGGCAGCCTGTCGTTTCCCGAAAGGGCGCGGGTGGAACTGGCGCGTGGTTTGGCGACCGAGCCGCGCGTTTTGTTGCTGGACGAGGTGATGGCCGCCCTGACCCCGACCGAGATGGACGAAATGGTGGGCCTGATTCGCGACCTGAAGAAGGACGGTCTCTCCATCGTGGTGGTGGAGCACCACATGCAGGCGGTCATGCGGCTGTGCGAACGGATCCTGGTGCTGAACTTCGGGGCCCTGATCGCCGATGGCACGCCACAGCAGATCGCGCGCGATCCGGTGGTGATCGAGGCCTATCTGGGCAGCTCGGCCGCCCATCATCAGGAGGAATCGGGGGAGGGTGCCCATGCTTGA
- a CDS encoding ABC transporter ATP-binding protein, which produces MLDIKNLHASYGSGEVLHGVSLTVGDGEFVTMIGANTAGKSTLLRSISGLVPQRSGEIRFRDQDLIALPSHRVPELGLAHVPEGRHVFEAMTVEENLELGAYSRRDAAAIARSLDKVYTLFPRLAERRGQMAGTLSGGERQMVAVGRGLMLEPSLLILDEPSLGLAPKVVEEMHRTLEEIHAEGMSILLVEQNVALALSVAQRGYVLQSGEIVLSGSSRELEADDRVREAYLGI; this is translated from the coding sequence ATGCTTGATATCAAGAACCTGCACGCCTCCTACGGTTCGGGCGAAGTGCTGCACGGCGTGTCGCTGACAGTAGGCGATGGCGAATTCGTCACCATGATCGGTGCCAATACGGCCGGAAAGTCGACTCTCCTGCGCAGCATCTCGGGCTTGGTGCCACAGCGCAGCGGAGAGATTCGTTTCCGGGATCAGGACTTGATTGCCCTGCCATCACATCGCGTGCCCGAACTGGGCCTGGCTCATGTGCCCGAGGGGCGCCATGTCTTCGAGGCCATGACGGTCGAGGAGAACCTGGAGCTGGGTGCCTACAGCCGCCGCGATGCAGCGGCCATCGCACGCAGTCTGGACAAGGTCTATACGCTCTTCCCCCGCCTGGCTGAACGACGCGGCCAGATGGCGGGGACGCTATCGGGTGGCGAACGGCAGATGGTGGCTGTGGGCCGTGGGCTGATGCTGGAGCCCAGTTTGTTGATCCTCGACGAACCCAGCCTGGGCTTGGCGCCCAAGGTGGTGGAGGAGATGCACCGGACGCTGGAGGAGATCCATGCCGAAGGCATGTCGATCCTGCTGGTCGAGCAGAACGTGGCGCTGGCACTCTCCGTGGCCCAGCGCGGCTATGTCCTGCAGTCGGGCGAGATCGTGCTGTCCGGCAGTTCCAGGGAACTGGAAGCGGACGACCGTGTGCGCGAGGCCTATCTGGGGATTTGA
- a CDS encoding exopolysaccharide biosynthesis protein, with amino-acid sequence MPQTSHPQSLQDMLARMEAAGNGKDNGDQVSVDELMNAVGYRSFGPLLLLIALIAISPLGGIPGVPTLFAFCTIAVAGQILVNQKHLWLPSFILRRSVEQEKLAAFLARLRPLARRVDAVARPRLTRLIRGPGLKMAALCCILVALTVPPLEVVPFAAVIAWLAIGAFGLSVILQDGAIALAGLAIALGGGLALFTGVL; translated from the coding sequence ATGCCCCAGACCAGTCACCCCCAGAGCCTGCAGGACATGTTGGCGCGCATGGAGGCCGCCGGTAATGGCAAGGACAATGGCGACCAGGTCTCCGTGGACGAATTGATGAACGCCGTGGGCTATCGCTCCTTCGGACCTCTGCTGCTGCTGATCGCACTGATCGCCATCTCGCCCCTGGGCGGCATTCCGGGAGTGCCAACGCTCTTTGCCTTCTGCACCATCGCCGTCGCCGGGCAGATTCTGGTGAACCAGAAGCACCTCTGGCTGCCCAGCTTCATTCTGCGCCGTTCGGTGGAACAGGAAAAGCTGGCCGCCTTTCTGGCACGCCTGCGCCCCCTGGCCCGTCGGGTCGACGCCGTCGCCCGCCCGCGCCTGACCCGCCTCATCCGCGGGCCTGGCCTGAAGATGGCGGCACTATGCTGCATCCTGGTCGCACTCACCGTGCCGCCCCTGGAGGTCGTGCCCTTCGCCGCTGTCATCGCCTGGCTCGCCATCGGCGCCTTCGGCCTTTCGGTCATCCTGCAGGACGGCGCCATCGCCCTGGCCGGCCTGGCCATAGCTCTGGGCGGCGGCCTCGCCCTGTTCACCGGGGTGCTGTAA
- a CDS encoding DUF6152 family protein, whose protein sequence is MPVRPVFLAAVLAFTLGLAPVLAWAHHGWSWAEEENSELTGVVESTSLGNPHGTVTLMVEGEAWEVEVGQPWRNERAGLSEENLSKGAEVTVQGHRSKDANERRLKAERVIIDGEVHDLYPGRD, encoded by the coding sequence ATGCCTGTACGTCCAGTGTTTCTTGCCGCCGTTCTTGCGTTCACGCTTGGCCTCGCGCCTGTCCTCGCCTGGGCCCACCATGGCTGGAGCTGGGCGGAGGAAGAGAATTCCGAGCTCACCGGCGTGGTCGAAAGCACCAGCCTGGGCAATCCGCACGGCACCGTCACCCTGATGGTCGAGGGCGAGGCCTGGGAGGTCGAGGTGGGCCAACCCTGGCGCAACGAGCGTGCCGGCTTGAGCGAAGAGAACCTCTCCAAGGGCGCCGAGGTCACCGTCCAGGGTCACCGCTCGAAGGACGCAAATGAGCGCCGTCTCAAGGCCGAGCGCGTGATCATCGATGGCGAAGTGCACGATCTTTATCCGGGCCGCGACTGA
- a CDS encoding toxin-antitoxin system TumE family protein, which yields MPIEHDSTLDTLLELDGTVFVIDPDGIYKVRFRVTRIRPGPEKPHGLDYSLTLHGKDGQRIAGFDNAHPVERQKRGEPMDHRHRFRTVRPYEYQDAATLLEDFWVLVDSVLKEEGALS from the coding sequence GTGCCGATAGAGCATGATTCCACACTGGATACACTTCTGGAACTTGATGGAACGGTCTTTGTTATAGACCCGGACGGCATCTACAAGGTTCGCTTTAGAGTGACCCGTATTCGACCGGGTCCGGAGAAGCCGCACGGTCTGGACTATTCCCTTACGCTTCACGGGAAGGATGGGCAAAGGATTGCCGGCTTCGACAATGCCCATCCTGTCGAGCGGCAAAAGCGGGGAGAGCCAATGGATCACCGCCATCGGTTCAGGACCGTCAGACCGTATGAGTATCAGGATGCGGCCACGCTTCTAGAGGATTTCTGGGTGCTGGTGGACTCCGTGCTCAAGGAGGAAGGAGCGTTGTCATGA
- a CDS encoding HVO_A0114 family putative DNA-binding protein: MTTLRIGIASYEEMKARSLAIARGEVKPGPEEPKVWFTSTESFAKLLSSGNRDLLKIIAETSPASLEELSGLTGRAKSNLSRTLKTLESYGLIRIDRGSRGRVMPRVTADRLELDLPLVEKVVGVETEAG; the protein is encoded by the coding sequence ATGACGACGTTGAGGATCGGTATCGCCAGCTATGAAGAAATGAAGGCGCGAAGCCTGGCGATTGCGCGTGGCGAGGTGAAGCCCGGGCCCGAGGAGCCGAAGGTGTGGTTCACCTCCACTGAGTCCTTCGCGAAGCTGCTGTCGTCGGGGAACAGGGACCTGTTGAAGATTATTGCCGAAACGTCCCCGGCTTCGCTCGAGGAGCTCTCGGGTCTCACGGGGCGGGCCAAATCCAACCTGTCTCGAACGCTCAAGACCCTGGAGAGCTATGGCCTGATCCGCATAGACCGTGGTTCGAGAGGGCGTGTCATGCCGCGCGTTACAGCGGACAGGCTGGAACTGGACCTGCCGCTGGTTGAGAAAGTGGTGGGGGTCGAGACGGAGGCGGGGTGA
- a CDS encoding GDCCVxC domain-containing (seleno)protein, whose protein sequence is MFQRFSTLTCPLCGYVSRDEMPTDACQYFYDCKGCGAVLKPLPGDCCVYCSYGDVKCPPVQLGDGCCQDS, encoded by the coding sequence ATGTTTCAACGCTTTTCCACACTGACTTGTCCGCTTTGTGGGTATGTGTCGCGCGATGAGATGCCGACCGACGCCTGTCAGTACTTCTATGACTGCAAGGGTTGCGGCGCCGTGCTGAAGCCCCTGCCGGGGGACTGCTGCGTCTACTGCTCCTACGGCGATGTGAAATGCCCGCCAGTGCAGCTTGGCGATGGCTGCTGTCAGGACTCCTGA
- a CDS encoding RidA family protein has translation MTFSNPEGMAPPLAHYSHVAEVPAGARWLVISGQVGVRPDGSIAEGITEQSEWTWRNLVTCLQAAGMGVTDIVKIGHFLVHPADFPAYAEVRSGYLGAHKPASTLLYVQGLVKPELRVEVEVTAARLD, from the coding sequence ATGACTTTCAGCAATCCCGAAGGCATGGCGCCACCGCTTGCGCATTATTCCCACGTGGCCGAGGTGCCGGCCGGCGCGCGCTGGCTGGTGATTTCCGGCCAGGTGGGCGTGCGGCCCGACGGCAGCATTGCCGAGGGCATCACGGAGCAGAGCGAGTGGACCTGGCGCAACCTTGTAACCTGTCTGCAAGCGGCCGGGATGGGTGTAACGGACATCGTCAAGATCGGACATTTCCTGGTCCATCCAGCGGATTTTCCCGCCTATGCCGAGGTGCGCAGCGGCTATCTGGGCGCCCACAAGCCGGCCTCGACCCTCCTGTATGTACAGGGCCTGGTGAAACCGGAATTGCGGGTCGAGGTGGAGGTCACTGCGGCCAGGCTGGACTGA
- a CDS encoding cupin, giving the protein MSKAEIQTRPIHLGRGGTASAEPVFTGEMQWYADYIARHEADGAEGRLVALHSFTEPWTSWEVHPNGSEVVLCISGTMTLHQEAPDGSLSSVTLNAGDYAINAPGVWHTADVEAEATALFITPGLGTEHRPRV; this is encoded by the coding sequence ATGAGCAAGGCGGAGATCCAGACCCGACCCATCCATCTGGGTCGCGGCGGAACGGCCTCGGCGGAGCCGGTCTTTACCGGCGAAATGCAGTGGTACGCGGACTACATCGCACGCCACGAGGCGGATGGCGCCGAGGGGCGCCTGGTGGCCCTGCATAGCTTCACGGAGCCCTGGACCAGCTGGGAGGTGCATCCCAACGGCAGCGAGGTGGTGCTCTGCATTAGCGGCACGATGACCCTGCATCAGGAAGCCCCCGACGGCAGTCTTTCCAGCGTGACGCTGAACGCCGGCGACTACGCCATCAACGCGCCTGGCGTCTGGCACACCGCCGATGTGGAGGCGGAGGCCACGGCGCTCTTCATCACGCCCGGCCTGGGGACGGAGCACCGACCGCGGGTGTGA
- a CDS encoding DUF488 domain-containing protein, translating to MAISIRLKRAQDDPADTDGTRVLVDRVWPRGLSKDRLKLDRWLKEVAPSKELRQWFGHDPEKWPEMQRRYRAELKSGEQRRAFEELQDLARKGRVTLVFAARDRAHNQAVILKQLLEEELA from the coding sequence ATGGCAATTTCCATTCGCCTGAAGCGCGCCCAGGACGATCCGGCCGACACTGACGGCACGCGGGTGCTGGTGGATCGCGTCTGGCCGCGTGGACTCTCGAAGGACAGGCTGAAGCTGGATCGCTGGCTGAAGGAGGTGGCGCCCAGCAAGGAGCTGCGTCAGTGGTTCGGGCATGATCCTGAGAAGTGGCCGGAGATGCAGCGCCGCTATCGCGCCGAACTGAAAAGCGGCGAACAACGCCGGGCCTTCGAGGAATTGCAGGACCTGGCCCGAAAGGGGCGCGTCACCCTGGTCTTCGCCGCCCGCGACCGCGCGCACAACCAGGCGGTCATCCTGAAGCAGCTGCTGGAGGAAGAGCTGGCCTGA
- a CDS encoding NAD(P)H-dependent oxidoreductase, translated as MPHDTSKPRPSAHALVVFAHPEPQSFNGTLKNTAVTTLREQGYAVEVSDLYGEGFDPAEGPAHYRERADLGVFAPLAEQRRAYEQDILAPEVQREIDRLERADLVVFQFPLWWHAQPAILKGWMDRVFVNGGLYTSSMRYNLGYFRGRRALVSVTTGGPAETFAHNGRGGDIDLLLWPLHYSLHYMGFTVLPAFRAHGIQGNGYAYQDESAFQAHLEHSRQAWRARLHQLDETEPLRFVDWDDWDESGRLKPGVEGYDYFIRARP; from the coding sequence ATGCCTCATGACACGAGCAAACCACGACCCAGCGCCCACGCTCTGGTGGTCTTTGCCCACCCCGAACCGCAGTCCTTTAACGGCACTTTGAAGAACACGGCCGTCACCACCCTGAGAGAGCAGGGTTATGCGGTGGAGGTCTCGGACCTCTACGGCGAAGGTTTCGATCCGGCCGAGGGACCGGCTCACTACCGCGAGCGTGCCGATCTTGGGGTCTTCGCGCCGCTGGCCGAGCAGCGCCGGGCCTACGAGCAAGACATCCTGGCTCCTGAGGTCCAGCGCGAGATCGACCGCCTGGAGCGTGCCGACTTGGTGGTTTTCCAGTTTCCGCTCTGGTGGCACGCCCAGCCGGCGATCCTGAAGGGCTGGATGGATCGTGTCTTCGTCAACGGCGGCCTCTACACCTCGTCCATGCGCTACAATCTCGGCTACTTCCGCGGGCGACGCGCCCTGGTCTCTGTGACCACCGGCGGTCCGGCCGAAACCTTCGCCCACAACGGACGCGGCGGCGATATCGATCTGCTGCTCTGGCCGCTGCACTACTCACTGCATTACATGGGCTTTACGGTCCTGCCCGCCTTCCGTGCCCACGGCATTCAGGGCAACGGCTACGCCTACCAGGACGAGAGTGCCTTCCAAGCCCACCTGGAGCACAGCCGACAGGCTTGGCGTGCGCGCCTGCACCAGTTGGACGAGACAGAGCCGCTCCGCTTCGTCGACTGGGACGATTGGGACGAGAGCGGACGCCTCAAGCCCGGAGTCGAAGGGTACGACTATTTCATTCGTGCCCGGCCTTGA
- a CDS encoding LysR family transcriptional regulator yields the protein MNEQKGRWDDLRVVRAIADAGSLSGAGRQLGLSHATVFRRLNEIEARLGVRLFERMRGGYSPTPAGEDLAATAVRVADEVLEVERRLAGQDLQPAGSLRVTTTDTLLFGLLSPIFTAFRQAYPEIGLEVALSNNLFNLSRREADVAIRPAQAPPDTLVGRRIGVIAQAVYGRTELLEGESETHDLTSFSWIGPDEVMGYRPLEHWMERQGLQDSCRYRLDSLLAMTVAARDGAGLAVLPCYLGDGAPELRRLGAAIPELATDLWLLTHPDLRRVARIRAFMDFVAEAVRREAPRLDASNGSA from the coding sequence ATGAATGAACAGAAAGGACGCTGGGACGACCTGCGTGTGGTCCGCGCCATTGCCGACGCGGGTTCATTGTCCGGCGCCGGGCGGCAACTGGGTTTGAGCCACGCCACGGTCTTCCGCCGGTTGAACGAGATCGAGGCACGCCTGGGCGTACGGCTGTTCGAGCGGATGCGCGGGGGCTACAGTCCGACCCCGGCGGGTGAGGACCTGGCGGCCACGGCCGTGCGGGTCGCAGACGAGGTGCTGGAGGTGGAGCGGCGCCTGGCCGGGCAGGACCTGCAGCCGGCCGGTAGCCTGCGGGTGACCACCACGGACACATTGCTGTTCGGCCTGCTGTCGCCCATCTTCACGGCGTTCCGGCAGGCCTATCCCGAGATCGGGTTGGAGGTGGCGCTGTCCAACAACCTGTTCAACCTCTCGCGCCGCGAGGCCGATGTGGCGATCCGTCCCGCCCAGGCGCCGCCGGACACGCTGGTGGGCCGGCGCATCGGAGTGATCGCCCAGGCGGTCTACGGCAGGACAGAGCTGTTGGAAGGAGAGTCAGAGACGCACGATCTGACGTCCTTCAGCTGGATCGGCCCGGACGAGGTCATGGGCTATCGTCCCCTGGAGCATTGGATGGAGCGGCAGGGACTGCAGGATTCCTGCCGCTATCGCCTGGACAGCCTGCTGGCTATGACGGTGGCGGCACGGGACGGCGCCGGGCTGGCGGTGCTGCCCTGCTACCTTGGTGACGGTGCGCCGGAACTGCGGCGTCTGGGGGCGGCGATCCCGGAACTGGCCACGGATCTCTGGTTGCTGACCCATCCCGACCTGCGCCGTGTGGCGCGCATCCGCGCCTTCATGGATTTCGTCGCCGAGGCCGTGCGGCGAGAAGCGCCGCGCCTGGATGCTTCGAATGGCTCAGCATAG